One window from the genome of Pandoraea fibrosis encodes:
- a CDS encoding LysE family translocator has translation MDWTHLLTFALALFVGAGTPGPGIAAIVARVLGRGMQGAIAFSAGVAIGDVVWLTLAVLGVAALAHTFSGIFLAIKYLGAAYLLYLAWKMWHAPAIAPTEPMTDAPREKSWRLFLGGLSVTMGNPKVVVFYFALLPNLLDLQKVTALGYIEVVGVTLTVLSIVFGSYIVLAARARRLLSSARAVKRLNRATGTVMAGAAVAIATR, from the coding sequence ATGGATTGGACTCACTTGCTGACTTTCGCCCTCGCCCTGTTCGTGGGCGCAGGCACCCCGGGACCCGGTATCGCGGCCATCGTTGCACGCGTTCTCGGGCGCGGCATGCAGGGGGCGATTGCCTTCTCGGCGGGCGTGGCAATCGGCGACGTGGTCTGGCTCACGCTGGCCGTGCTCGGCGTGGCCGCACTGGCGCATACGTTCTCGGGCATCTTCCTGGCGATCAAATACTTGGGCGCCGCATACCTGCTCTATCTCGCATGGAAGATGTGGCATGCGCCGGCCATCGCCCCGACGGAGCCGATGACGGACGCGCCCCGCGAAAAATCGTGGCGACTGTTTCTCGGCGGCCTGTCCGTCACGATGGGCAACCCGAAGGTCGTGGTGTTCTACTTCGCCCTGCTGCCCAACCTGCTCGACCTTCAGAAAGTCACGGCGCTCGGCTATATCGAAGTCGTGGGTGTCACGCTGACTGTGCTCTCGATCGTGTTCGGCAGCTACATCGTGCTCGCCGCTCGCGCACGTCGACTGCTCAGTTCGGCACGCGCCGTGAAGCGCCTGAATCGTGCGACCGGCACCGTCATGGCCGGCGCGGCAGTCGCCATCGCCACACGCTGA
- a CDS encoding DUF4148 domain-containing protein, which produces MADARAQGLIPQNDYEYPVLNSLSQSNAPGKTRAQVYEELVRARQNGEMKYSNP; this is translated from the coding sequence CTGGCCGACGCACGCGCTCAGGGTCTGATCCCGCAGAACGATTACGAGTATCCGGTCCTCAATTCGCTGTCGCAGAGCAACGCGCCAGGCAAGACGCGCGCTCAGGTGTACGAAGAACTCGTGCGCGCGCGCCAGAACGGCGAGATGAAGTACTCGAACCCGTAA
- a CDS encoding glycine zipper 2TM domain-containing protein, which yields MKTAKSILVVITALAMGSSILGCTLGGAAAGGVIGHEATGGSTAGTIGGAVVGGVIGHELGK from the coding sequence ATGAAAACGGCGAAGTCGATTCTCGTTGTCATCACCGCGCTCGCTATGGGCTCGTCGATCCTCGGCTGCACACTCGGCGGTGCCGCGGCAGGGGGTGTCATCGGTCACGAGGCCACCGGCGGCAGCACCGCCGGTACCATTGGCGGCGCCGTCGTCGGCGGCGTCATCGGTCACGAACTGGGTAAGTAA
- a CDS encoding MoaD/ThiS family protein translates to MATVTFAPAIQRHVSVDAQSVDGQTVHDALAQCVAHAPDLRGYLFNDQGRLRAHVAVFVDGWLIRDRRSLSDPLQNASRVYVAQALSGG, encoded by the coding sequence ATGGCGACCGTCACCTTTGCACCCGCAATTCAGCGCCACGTCAGCGTGGACGCCCAATCCGTCGATGGCCAGACCGTTCACGACGCGCTCGCGCAATGCGTTGCGCATGCGCCAGATCTGCGCGGTTATCTGTTCAACGATCAGGGCCGGTTACGCGCACACGTCGCCGTCTTTGTCGACGGATGGCTGATCCGCGACCGTCGCTCGCTGAGCGACCCGCTACAGAACGCCAGTCGCGTGTACGTGGCGCAAGCACTCTCGGGCGGATGA